A section of the Equus caballus isolate H_3958 breed thoroughbred chromosome 21, TB-T2T, whole genome shotgun sequence genome encodes:
- the GARIN6 gene encoding Golgi-associated RAB2 interactor protein 4 isoform X1, whose product MVRKSLKAARGGVRRRRQFPSGRAGAHRAHGDAGATRGRGFTSALGARVCSRPDRACTKAERSVFSPLCGAPGRGRAAQCEIAMGSNRTLSYHSTQRCYVLHVFNNNSLGKLQRQLYNGDYSVFKDVPMFESDFIQISKRGEVIDVHNSVQMVTVGITYTSPNLTIPDVMLLARPAVSCAVNARHDRDTSGRGFKSTKSLELTRLLPLKFVKLSVYNYVKKQIHLKLATGRSFYLQLCPSSDAKEDLFARWEDLVYLLRPPVEVYSGTQAEPAGDTMDIPVLEAEDEKSPATVELHGEGDEDQVSIRSLPMVAEVSGATSLAYAGGEEIQQRASHTYCELRNPLSFVITASPGPDQGEAPGAAAATPEDSMSVVAGGEMTSRPVTEAAEGRGEGPFVSASQSKENVSEQGGGQRVSQPQAEGLRKRKEKGRTPTQRPSLSGRMGEHKSILKSHGIIQRDKKEKDQRSPGAENMAPSPASAPPKRGLGFLKN is encoded by the exons ATGGTCAGGAAAAGTTTAAAGGCGGCCCGCGGAGGGGTCCGGCGGAGGCGGCAGTTCCCGAGTGGACGTGCGGGTGCGCATCGTGCTCATGGGGACGCGGGGGCGACTCGGGGCAGGGGCTTCACCTCTGCTCTCGGAGCGCGGGTCTGTTCCAGGCCTGACCGTGCCTGCACAAAGGCCGAGCGGTCGGTCTTCAGTCCCCTCTGCGGGGCCCCGGGGAGGGGGCGCGCTGCGCAATGTG AGATAGCCATGGGTAGCAACAGGACGTTATCATATCACAGCACCCAAAGGTGCTATGTATTACACGTGTTCAACAACAACTCCCTGGGGAAACTGCAGCGGCAACTGTACAATGGCGACTATTCTGTATTCAAGGACGTACCCATGTTTGAGAGCGACTTCATCCAG ATCAGCAAAAGAGGAGAAGTGATCGATGTGCACAACAGTGTGCAAATGGTGACTGTGGGCATCACATACACCAGCCCCAACCTCACAATACCTGATGTCATGCTGCTGGCACGACCAGCTGTGAGCTGTGCAGTCAATGCCAGACATGATCGAGATACCTCAGGGAGGGGCTTCAAGTCGACAAAGAGCTTGGAGTTGACCAG GCTGCTTCCTTTGAAGTTTGTAAAGTTATCCGTCTACAATTATGTAAAAAAACAGATCCACTTGAAGCTTGCCACTGGCCGCTCTTTTTACCTACAACTGTGCCCGTCTTCAGATGCAAAGGAAGATCTGTTTGCACGCTGGGAAGACCTGGTGTATCTCCTGAGACCGCCAGTGGAGGTTTACAGTGGTACCCAGGCTGAACCAGCTGGTGACACAATGGACATACCTGTGTTGGAGGCAGAGGACGAGAAGAGCCCAGCA ACTGTGGAGCTCCATGGAGAAGGAGACGAAGATCAGGTCAGCATCAGGAGCCTTCCCATGGTTGCTGAGGTGTCTGGGGCCACCTCTCTTGCTTATGCTGGTGGGGAAGAAATCCAACAACGTGCTTCCCACACATACTGTGAGCTTAGGAACCCACTCTCTTTCGTAATTACGGCATCTCCAGGGCCTGACCAAGGGGAAGCaccaggggcagcagcagcaacaccTGAGGATAGCATGAGTGTGGTTGCAGGAGGGGAGATGACCAGCAGACCTGTTACAGAGGCCGCTGAAGGTCGAGGAGAGGGACCCTTTGTCTCAGCCTCGCAGAGTAAAGAGAACGTGAGTGAACAGGGTGGAGGCCAGAGAGTCTCCCAACCCCAGGCTGAGGgcctgaggaagagaaaggaaaaggggagaaCTCCCACTCAAAGGCCTTCCCTTTCTGGTAGGATGGGAGAACATAAGTCAATACTAAAATCCCATGGAATCATTCAGAGAGATAAAAAGGAGAAGGACCAGAGAAGCCCAGGGGCTGAGAACATGgctccttccccagcctcagcTCCACCCAAAAGAGGTCTAG
- the GARIN6 gene encoding Golgi-associated RAB2 interactor protein 6 isoform X2, with protein sequence MVRKSLKAARGGVRRRRQFPSGRAEIAMGSNRTLSYHSTQRCYVLHVFNNNSLGKLQRQLYNGDYSVFKDVPMFESDFIQISKRGEVIDVHNSVQMVTVGITYTSPNLTIPDVMLLARPAVSCAVNARHDRDTSGRGFKSTKSLELTRLLPLKFVKLSVYNYVKKQIHLKLATGRSFYLQLCPSSDAKEDLFARWEDLVYLLRPPVEVYSGTQAEPAGDTMDIPVLEAEDEKSPATVELHGEGDEDQVSIRSLPMVAEVSGATSLAYAGGEEIQQRASHTYCELRNPLSFVITASPGPDQGEAPGAAAATPEDSMSVVAGGEMTSRPVTEAAEGRGEGPFVSASQSKENVSEQGGGQRVSQPQAEGLRKRKEKGRTPTQRPSLSGRMGEHKSILKSHGIIQRDKKEKDQRSPGAENMAPSPASAPPKRGLGFLKN encoded by the exons ATGGTCAGGAAAAGTTTAAAGGCGGCCCGCGGAGGGGTCCGGCGGAGGCGGCAGTTCCCGAGTGGACGTGCGG AGATAGCCATGGGTAGCAACAGGACGTTATCATATCACAGCACCCAAAGGTGCTATGTATTACACGTGTTCAACAACAACTCCCTGGGGAAACTGCAGCGGCAACTGTACAATGGCGACTATTCTGTATTCAAGGACGTACCCATGTTTGAGAGCGACTTCATCCAG ATCAGCAAAAGAGGAGAAGTGATCGATGTGCACAACAGTGTGCAAATGGTGACTGTGGGCATCACATACACCAGCCCCAACCTCACAATACCTGATGTCATGCTGCTGGCACGACCAGCTGTGAGCTGTGCAGTCAATGCCAGACATGATCGAGATACCTCAGGGAGGGGCTTCAAGTCGACAAAGAGCTTGGAGTTGACCAG GCTGCTTCCTTTGAAGTTTGTAAAGTTATCCGTCTACAATTATGTAAAAAAACAGATCCACTTGAAGCTTGCCACTGGCCGCTCTTTTTACCTACAACTGTGCCCGTCTTCAGATGCAAAGGAAGATCTGTTTGCACGCTGGGAAGACCTGGTGTATCTCCTGAGACCGCCAGTGGAGGTTTACAGTGGTACCCAGGCTGAACCAGCTGGTGACACAATGGACATACCTGTGTTGGAGGCAGAGGACGAGAAGAGCCCAGCA ACTGTGGAGCTCCATGGAGAAGGAGACGAAGATCAGGTCAGCATCAGGAGCCTTCCCATGGTTGCTGAGGTGTCTGGGGCCACCTCTCTTGCTTATGCTGGTGGGGAAGAAATCCAACAACGTGCTTCCCACACATACTGTGAGCTTAGGAACCCACTCTCTTTCGTAATTACGGCATCTCCAGGGCCTGACCAAGGGGAAGCaccaggggcagcagcagcaacaccTGAGGATAGCATGAGTGTGGTTGCAGGAGGGGAGATGACCAGCAGACCTGTTACAGAGGCCGCTGAAGGTCGAGGAGAGGGACCCTTTGTCTCAGCCTCGCAGAGTAAAGAGAACGTGAGTGAACAGGGTGGAGGCCAGAGAGTCTCCCAACCCCAGGCTGAGGgcctgaggaagagaaaggaaaaggggagaaCTCCCACTCAAAGGCCTTCCCTTTCTGGTAGGATGGGAGAACATAAGTCAATACTAAAATCCCATGGAATCATTCAGAGAGATAAAAAGGAGAAGGACCAGAGAAGCCCAGGGGCTGAGAACATGgctccttccccagcctcagcTCCACCCAAAAGAGGTCTAG
- the GARIN6 gene encoding Golgi-associated RAB2 interactor protein 6 isoform X3 → MGSNRTLSYHSTQRCYVLHVFNNNSLGKLQRQLYNGDYSVFKDVPMFESDFIQISKRGEVIDVHNSVQMVTVGITYTSPNLTIPDVMLLARPAVSCAVNARHDRDTSGRGFKSTKSLELTRLLPLKFVKLSVYNYVKKQIHLKLATGRSFYLQLCPSSDAKEDLFARWEDLVYLLRPPVEVYSGTQAEPAGDTMDIPVLEAEDEKSPATVELHGEGDEDQVSIRSLPMVAEVSGATSLAYAGGEEIQQRASHTYCELRNPLSFVITASPGPDQGEAPGAAAATPEDSMSVVAGGEMTSRPVTEAAEGRGEGPFVSASQSKENVSEQGGGQRVSQPQAEGLRKRKEKGRTPTQRPSLSGRMGEHKSILKSHGIIQRDKKEKDQRSPGAENMAPSPASAPPKRGLGFLKN, encoded by the exons ATGGGTAGCAACAGGACGTTATCATATCACAGCACCCAAAGGTGCTATGTATTACACGTGTTCAACAACAACTCCCTGGGGAAACTGCAGCGGCAACTGTACAATGGCGACTATTCTGTATTCAAGGACGTACCCATGTTTGAGAGCGACTTCATCCAG ATCAGCAAAAGAGGAGAAGTGATCGATGTGCACAACAGTGTGCAAATGGTGACTGTGGGCATCACATACACCAGCCCCAACCTCACAATACCTGATGTCATGCTGCTGGCACGACCAGCTGTGAGCTGTGCAGTCAATGCCAGACATGATCGAGATACCTCAGGGAGGGGCTTCAAGTCGACAAAGAGCTTGGAGTTGACCAG GCTGCTTCCTTTGAAGTTTGTAAAGTTATCCGTCTACAATTATGTAAAAAAACAGATCCACTTGAAGCTTGCCACTGGCCGCTCTTTTTACCTACAACTGTGCCCGTCTTCAGATGCAAAGGAAGATCTGTTTGCACGCTGGGAAGACCTGGTGTATCTCCTGAGACCGCCAGTGGAGGTTTACAGTGGTACCCAGGCTGAACCAGCTGGTGACACAATGGACATACCTGTGTTGGAGGCAGAGGACGAGAAGAGCCCAGCA ACTGTGGAGCTCCATGGAGAAGGAGACGAAGATCAGGTCAGCATCAGGAGCCTTCCCATGGTTGCTGAGGTGTCTGGGGCCACCTCTCTTGCTTATGCTGGTGGGGAAGAAATCCAACAACGTGCTTCCCACACATACTGTGAGCTTAGGAACCCACTCTCTTTCGTAATTACGGCATCTCCAGGGCCTGACCAAGGGGAAGCaccaggggcagcagcagcaacaccTGAGGATAGCATGAGTGTGGTTGCAGGAGGGGAGATGACCAGCAGACCTGTTACAGAGGCCGCTGAAGGTCGAGGAGAGGGACCCTTTGTCTCAGCCTCGCAGAGTAAAGAGAACGTGAGTGAACAGGGTGGAGGCCAGAGAGTCTCCCAACCCCAGGCTGAGGgcctgaggaagagaaaggaaaaggggagaaCTCCCACTCAAAGGCCTTCCCTTTCTGGTAGGATGGGAGAACATAAGTCAATACTAAAATCCCATGGAATCATTCAGAGAGATAAAAAGGAGAAGGACCAGAGAAGCCCAGGGGCTGAGAACATGgctccttccccagcctcagcTCCACCCAAAAGAGGTCTAG
- the GARIN6 gene encoding Golgi-associated RAB2 interactor protein 6 isoform X5 — protein sequence MVRKSLKAARGGVRRRRQFPSGRAEIAMGSNRTLSYHSTQRCYVLHVFNNNSLGKLQRQLYNGDYSVFKDVPMFESDFIQISKRGEVIDVHNSVQMVTVGITYTSPNLTIPDVMLLARPAVSCAVNARHDRDTSGRGFKSTKSLELTRLLPLKFVKLSVYNYVKKQIHLKLATGRSFYLQLCPSSDAKEDLFARWEDLVYLLRPPVEVYSGTQAEPAGDTMDIPVLEAEDEKSPATVELHGEGDEDQVFSKIEEEPIHD from the exons ATGGTCAGGAAAAGTTTAAAGGCGGCCCGCGGAGGGGTCCGGCGGAGGCGGCAGTTCCCGAGTGGACGTGCGG AGATAGCCATGGGTAGCAACAGGACGTTATCATATCACAGCACCCAAAGGTGCTATGTATTACACGTGTTCAACAACAACTCCCTGGGGAAACTGCAGCGGCAACTGTACAATGGCGACTATTCTGTATTCAAGGACGTACCCATGTTTGAGAGCGACTTCATCCAG ATCAGCAAAAGAGGAGAAGTGATCGATGTGCACAACAGTGTGCAAATGGTGACTGTGGGCATCACATACACCAGCCCCAACCTCACAATACCTGATGTCATGCTGCTGGCACGACCAGCTGTGAGCTGTGCAGTCAATGCCAGACATGATCGAGATACCTCAGGGAGGGGCTTCAAGTCGACAAAGAGCTTGGAGTTGACCAG GCTGCTTCCTTTGAAGTTTGTAAAGTTATCCGTCTACAATTATGTAAAAAAACAGATCCACTTGAAGCTTGCCACTGGCCGCTCTTTTTACCTACAACTGTGCCCGTCTTCAGATGCAAAGGAAGATCTGTTTGCACGCTGGGAAGACCTGGTGTATCTCCTGAGACCGCCAGTGGAGGTTTACAGTGGTACCCAGGCTGAACCAGCTGGTGACACAATGGACATACCTGTGTTGGAGGCAGAGGACGAGAAGAGCCCAGCA ACTGTGGAGCTCCATGGAGAAGGAGACGAAGATCAG
- the GARIN6 gene encoding Golgi-associated RAB2 interactor protein 6 isoform X4 has protein sequence MVRKSLKAARGGVRRRRQFPSGRAGAHRAHGDAGATRGRGFTSALGARVCSRPDRACTKAERSVFSPLCGAPGRGRAAQCEIAMGSNRTLSYHSTQRCYVLHVFNNNSLGKLQRQLYNGDYSVFKDVPMFESDFIQISKRGEVIDVHNSVQMVTVGITYTSPNLTIPDVMLLARPAVSCAVNARHDRDTSGRGFKSTKSLELTRLLPLKFVKLSVYNYVKKQIHLKLATGRSFYLQLCPSSDAKEDLFARWEDLVYLLRPPVEVYSGTQAEPAGDTMDIPVLEAEDEKSPATVELHGEGDEDQVFSKIEEEPIHD, from the exons ATGGTCAGGAAAAGTTTAAAGGCGGCCCGCGGAGGGGTCCGGCGGAGGCGGCAGTTCCCGAGTGGACGTGCGGGTGCGCATCGTGCTCATGGGGACGCGGGGGCGACTCGGGGCAGGGGCTTCACCTCTGCTCTCGGAGCGCGGGTCTGTTCCAGGCCTGACCGTGCCTGCACAAAGGCCGAGCGGTCGGTCTTCAGTCCCCTCTGCGGGGCCCCGGGGAGGGGGCGCGCTGCGCAATGTG AGATAGCCATGGGTAGCAACAGGACGTTATCATATCACAGCACCCAAAGGTGCTATGTATTACACGTGTTCAACAACAACTCCCTGGGGAAACTGCAGCGGCAACTGTACAATGGCGACTATTCTGTATTCAAGGACGTACCCATGTTTGAGAGCGACTTCATCCAG ATCAGCAAAAGAGGAGAAGTGATCGATGTGCACAACAGTGTGCAAATGGTGACTGTGGGCATCACATACACCAGCCCCAACCTCACAATACCTGATGTCATGCTGCTGGCACGACCAGCTGTGAGCTGTGCAGTCAATGCCAGACATGATCGAGATACCTCAGGGAGGGGCTTCAAGTCGACAAAGAGCTTGGAGTTGACCAG GCTGCTTCCTTTGAAGTTTGTAAAGTTATCCGTCTACAATTATGTAAAAAAACAGATCCACTTGAAGCTTGCCACTGGCCGCTCTTTTTACCTACAACTGTGCCCGTCTTCAGATGCAAAGGAAGATCTGTTTGCACGCTGGGAAGACCTGGTGTATCTCCTGAGACCGCCAGTGGAGGTTTACAGTGGTACCCAGGCTGAACCAGCTGGTGACACAATGGACATACCTGTGTTGGAGGCAGAGGACGAGAAGAGCCCAGCA ACTGTGGAGCTCCATGGAGAAGGAGACGAAGATCAG